Genomic segment of Mucilaginibacter sabulilitoris:
ATGTTCCGACATTAAGGTTAAACCATGTTATGCTTTCACTTACCGAATTAAGTATGGCGGTAATAGCTATATCTTCATCAATAAGCTGCAGCAGGTGCGCCAGGTTACGCGCGGTTACGGCTTCATCTTCAATGATTACAATACGGGGCGATTTCATGCTTTTAAAGGTAGTTTAACAATAAATAGATCGTCGTTTTTTTCAATTTCTATCTCCCGCTGCAGCATAATCTTAAATCGCTCATTCAGGTTTATCAGACCGAGGCCGTTGCTGCTTTCGGGTGTCGGAATTTCCCAAAGATTATTACTGATAACCAGGTAATCAAACATAATATATATTTCCACTCTTAAAGGTCTGGAAGTTGTAGCGGCATTATGTTTCACCGCATTTTCCAGCAGCGGCTGTAAGGATAAATGCGGGAGCTTATGGGATAAAAACGGCTCGGTTACCATTATATCCAACTGGAAAGCATTTTCGAGTCGCATAGTGATCAATTGTGCGAATGACCGCAGCATGGTTAATTCTTCCTCAACCGTCACCAGATTTATTTTTGACCGCACAAGGGCATATCTGAATACATTAGACAATTCGCGCACATACTTTTGCGCCAGGTTTGGGTTTTCCCTAATCACACCTGAAAGGCTGCTCAGGGAATTGAATAGGAAATGTGGGTTCATCTGATCCTTTAGCAATTCCAGTTCGGCGGTCATATAAGCATTTTTGAGCTGTTCATTTTCCACCTCCTTCTTTTTCCCTTCGCGCATTAAAAGTATGATATTGATCACGATGCCCACCAATATTGTACTGAGTATAAAACGCACAAAGTACCCGCTGCCCACTACTGCAGGCAAGGCTTTAAAGCCAAAACCAAGACGCTGTATAATACCGCCTGCTATCATACATAACAGTATAGCCATGGAGTTGTACAAAACATAAATGCTATACTTTTTTTGATCGCGGTAAGCAGAAAAGCGTCCCCTGCTGCTTAAATTTAGATAAAACATCAGGTAGCAAAAGGCAAAGTTATATAACAGCTGGAAGCTCCATTCGCCAAAATCAAAATGCCAGTAGTGCGCAATAATACTGTTTTCGCGCAGGGCAAGCAATTTTGCCGAATTCATCATCAATGAAATAAGCAGCGAGCTATACCAGCAAATACGTCTTTCGGTTTTATCCATCAGATAAAGTTAATTCAATATTTTTTCAATAATTGAATATTACCGGTGAAGCTGAAAAAACGGAAGGTGAATTTTAGTAAGAGGTTTTAGAAATGCGAAGAGACAAAAGCTCGGTTTTTATTTATTTAAAGAATAACATGTGGGTGATGATCTGCAATTAAGCGATTGATCTCTTGCGGTTAATAAGTACGGCTAAAAGAAAACCGGTAAAAACCATTGCCATACTAAACGGAAAAATATACAGCATACCAAAGTGACTGGCTACCCCTCCTACCAGCGGACCTGTAAGGCCGAGAGAAAGATCTAAAAACAAACCATAACCACCAAGGGCTGCCCCTTTGTTTGAACCAGGCACCAATTTTACAGCCTCTACACCCAAAGCAGGGAAAATAAGGGAAAACCCAAGCCCTGTTATCCCTGCCCCAACAAGAGCAATATGAGGTATATTTGCCAGCCAAAGCACCAATAAGCCCGCAGATTCCAAGGCAAGGCAAGCCATCGCTGTTTTCATTCCGCCATAGGTATCTATGGCATTGGCAAATAAAATACGACCGAGGATAAATAGTGTACTAAAAACAGATAAACACAAAACGGCATCTGTCCAGTTCAGGTAAGCATAATACAGGGTAATAAAGGTTGATATCGTACCAAATCCTAAACCTCCAAGGGTGAGACAAATGCCATAAGGCGTAACCGTTTTTAACACTTTGAGGAAAGATTCTCTCGGTGCTTTGCTATTACCCATAAGCGCTTCTTTGTATTTTGCGTAGCAAAAGCCTATTATTGCTGCAAACATAATTACCAAGCCTATACTGCTGATACCGTAATTATTACTAAGAATAATACCCACAGGTGCACCGATAGCCAACGCGCCATAACTGGCAATACCGTTATAAGAAATTGCCTTGCTGGTGTGCTGGTCGCCAACGGCAAAAATAGCCCAGTTAATCGGGCTTGCCCCTATCAAACCTTCGCCGAAACCGGTTACCAACCGGGTTATTATCAACAAACCTAAACTCAGCGCGACATTGGCTTTTAACCAATAAGCAGCGCATAAGAAAACACCGCTAAGGGCAAAACCAATCATGCCCATAATTACTGCGGGCTTAGGACCTTTTTTGTCGACTATGCCCCCGGCAAAGCCGCGAAAAAGAAAAGTAGTAAGATATTGCAGGCTGATCACTACGCCGGCCACCATGGTGCTATAACCCAATTGCTGATGGATAAACACGGGTAATACCCCAAGACTTAAACCGATGATAAAATAGCCTATAAAAGTAAAGGTAACAAACCCGGCTATGGTTAAGGTAATTTTTGATGAGGGAGTGCCGACGCTGGTTTCTGCTTGCATAATGGCGCAAAGATAAGCAGATGAATGCACGGCACATAGTGTAAAATTAACACTTTACTTTTTCCAAACAATTTAATGCTTTTTACAGGGCCGGATACATATCTCCGGCCCTGCCAATATTAATTTGTTTTTTGAGGTTTCCCTGTTTTAGCGGTTTTCCATTGCAGCGCGTAATAGGTTGTGCGCACGCTGGTGGTGTTTTTTATAGAATGTAAACTGTTGGCGGCCTGGTAAATGACAGATCCCGGACTAAGTTGTTTCCACTGCCCGGAAACGAGGGCTGTTGGGTTTCCTTCTTTTACAATCAATAACTCCTCATTGGGGTGTTGATGCGGCGCATGCGCCGAGTCTCCGGGGTTCAATGTAGTTACGTGGAGCTCAAACTGATCAAGTGTTTCTGTGGGCGAGTTAAAAACATCGCGACGCTCTCCCTTTGCGTTTGGTATCACTTTAATATCTTTCCAGTCGTAAGCGGCAGATGTTAATACTTGCTGGGTATTATGCATACGTGCCACAATTGCTAAAGGGATACACATTACCAGGGCGGTGATGGTTACGAGGGTCATGTCTCTTCTGGTCATAAATTTGGTTAATTTGATTTGTAATGATTATACGGATAGATATTATTTAGTTTTTTACGGGTACCAATAAAACAGCATCGGCAACAATGGCCCCGTCGGCACCATCATTGGTAACCTGTACATAAGCTTTTTTGCCCCGCGGCAGTGTACTGGTGCCCAATGATACCCATTCGCCAGAGGTTTGTCCAACCACTTCTATATCCTTTTTATAGATGGTTTTATTGGTGGTATTTTGTCCGTCGAATAGTTTTATATCAACAGCATTTGAACCATGCGGGAGTTTGGCATAATAAAAGTAAATATGATATTCGCCTGCTTTTTGCACCGCAGGGATAAATTTCACATCAGCTTTAGCAGATAAGGTATCTATCAAAAGCGATGGACCATACCCGCCAACAGTTTCCCGTACCCAGTTTCCTGTTTTCACTATTCCATGCGGGTCATCATTATCAACCAGAATTTCGGGTACACTATGGTCAGCCAGCGGATTATTTTTCAGTTCTGTTTGTAAGTGCTTAATGTCTACACCTTGCACAGTTGTTTTGCCGTTGATAGCCTGACAAGCGGCAACTGCAGCCGATTGTCCCAGCACCATAAAAACCGGCTCCATGCGGATAGACCCATAAGCCATATGACTGGCGGATAAACAAACAGGCACCAGCAGATTAGTACATTCCCTGCTCTTAGGCGTGATAGACCGGTATGCCACCGGGTAAGGATGAACATCATGGTACTGAACATCACCTTCATTTTTTACCATGCCGTTAACCACAATACGCTCGGCATTATGGGAGTCCATAGCATAGGCTGCCTTTGCCACTTCATCATTTACGACTTCTTTTCCCATACAATTGGCCTGCGTCATGATGTAGGTCCCTAACATGCGCCGGGCCTCGCGCACATAAAGTTGTGGTGTCCAATGGTTATTCTCTAAATACTCATCCTTTGGGTAACCCCATTCCTGCATTTGCTTACGCAGGTGTTCCGGCATACGCGGGTCATGCCCTATAAAATAAAGCAGGCCTTTGGTATAATCTTCGTGTTCTTTAATAATTTTAGCACGGGTGTTATAATCGCCATCAGGGTATGCATAGTTCATGCCGATCATATCGGTTGAAAAGGGCCCGTTATTATTGATGTCGGTTTTATGATTGGGCATCAGGTCCATTTTCAGGAACCCATTCAGGTCTTTTGACGGCTTTGCGGCAAGGTATCTTAACAAAAGTTCATAGCGGGTTGAATCATAATTTGCGGGCTTTGTAATAGCTATGCGATTGGACGGATCATTACTCAGGCATAATCTGAAATTATAGGATTGTATCCTTTTATCGCCTGTTCCGTTTTTAGCGAGCACATCCGGGCTGATGCCCCAAAGCAGGCCGCTCTCCGGTTTTCCGGGTATTTTATAAGGATCGATACCATCCGGAAACTGATGCTTATCTTTTAGCTGCACGCCATTCACTGTTTCATGATACACATCATTACCTTCGCGACCGGTTGTATAGCTCACCCCGGCCTTAGCCATCAGGTCGCCCTCATAGGTGCAGTCAATAAATTCTTTTGATTTGATAATCTTAGGTGCCGATGATTTCCTGGAAGAATTTTCCAGTTCGATGGCATCAATATGAGTGCTCGTTTTATTAACTTTTCTGAGCCTGCTGTTCAGTACTACCTGGAAACCACCTCTTTTAACATAACCGGCAAAAATGGCTTCGGCCACTTTGGGTTCAAACGTCCATTGTTCAAATTTACCATAGTGCTGACCAACGCGGCGGTAAAAATCGAGTGCCAGCCCGGTAACTACATATTTGTTGCCTATATCGGTAAACCCCAACCCTCCGGATGATAAGCCACCCAACCGGTTACCCGGTTCAATAAGCAATACCTTTTTACCCATTTTGGCCGCGGTGTAAGCGGCAATTACCCCCGCCGAAGTACCACCGTAAATACAAACATCAACTTGAGTAGGTTTAGGTTGGGCCCGCACAAAAACTGATATAAATAGCAGCGGGACCATTAGAAATTTTGAAATAACTGAGGCAGGATTCTCAAATTTATTTAAAAACATATTCTAAGTTTATTGGTAGCCTTGAAGGTACAATAATTGGGCTGGTTATGGCAAATGTTTAATGTAATGAATTAGTTGCATACCAGTATTTACGTTATTTTCGTAACAACCCGATGGTATTGTCACTCTAATAGACAACCTTACAAATTAAAACAATGAGCAAAAAAGAAACATTTTCAATTAACGGCGAGGCCCTGCTTGGAAAAATAAAATCACTGATTAATGAAGGCAATGTAAGCCGCATTACCATTACAGAGAAAAATGGTAAAGAGCTAATGAGCTTTCCGCTGACTGTTGGCTTAATTGGTGTTATACTGGCACCTATTTTTGCAGCTGTAGGTACATTGGCAGCTTTAGTTACAGAGTGTACCATTACTGTAGAAAGAACAGATGATGATACCACCAAAGACGTCCAGTCTTTTGATTAATATTTGCCGGGCTTAAAGTAATGCCACTTTTTAATGCTATTATTCCTGATCATTAAATTCAAAAGCCGGCATTCCTTTATACCCGCAATTTTTCCATACAAAGAGCGCGCCTGCTAACGGTTGATTTTTCAGGTCATCGTCAGACAGGTCTTTTTGGGCAGTAGTGATATATAAATCAATCAGATTTTCGCCGCCAAAGGTGCAGGAGGTTACATTGGCCACCGGCAATGGCAGCGAAAATAATTGTTTGCCCGTTAACGGGTTCCATCGGCTTACCTGCCAGCCGTTCCAGTGAGCAATCCAGAGCATACCTTCATCGTCTATGGTCATTCCATCGGGATAACCGTCTGTTTTGGGTATGGTTATAATTGTTCTTTTGCCGGTTATTTCTCCGCTTTTATTGTAGGTATAAGCTACCACTTCGGATGTTGGCGTATCTATATAGTAAAATGTTTGATGATCCGGGCTCCAGGCCATGCCGTTTGAA
This window contains:
- a CDS encoding sensor histidine kinase, with the protein product MDKTERRICWYSSLLISLMMNSAKLLALRENSIIAHYWHFDFGEWSFQLLYNFAFCYLMFYLNLSSRGRFSAYRDQKKYSIYVLYNSMAILLCMIAGGIIQRLGFGFKALPAVVGSGYFVRFILSTILVGIVINIILLMREGKKKEVENEQLKNAYMTAELELLKDQMNPHFLFNSLSSLSGVIRENPNLAQKYVRELSNVFRYALVRSKINLVTVEEELTMLRSFAQLITMRLENAFQLDIMVTEPFLSHKLPHLSLQPLLENAVKHNAATTSRPLRVEIYIMFDYLVISNNLWEIPTPESSNGLGLINLNERFKIMLQREIEIEKNDDLFIVKLPLKA
- a CDS encoding MFS transporter, producing the protein MQAETSVGTPSSKITLTIAGFVTFTFIGYFIIGLSLGVLPVFIHQQLGYSTMVAGVVISLQYLTTFLFRGFAGGIVDKKGPKPAVIMGMIGFALSGVFLCAAYWLKANVALSLGLLIITRLVTGFGEGLIGASPINWAIFAVGDQHTSKAISYNGIASYGALAIGAPVGIILSNNYGISSIGLVIMFAAIIGFCYAKYKEALMGNSKAPRESFLKVLKTVTPYGICLTLGGLGFGTISTFITLYYAYLNWTDAVLCLSVFSTLFILGRILFANAIDTYGGMKTAMACLALESAGLLVLWLANIPHIALVGAGITGLGFSLIFPALGVEAVKLVPGSNKGAALGGYGLFLDLSLGLTGPLVGGVASHFGMLYIFPFSMAMVFTGFLLAVLINRKRSIA
- a CDS encoding cupin domain-containing protein, whose protein sequence is MTRRDMTLVTITALVMCIPLAIVARMHNTQQVLTSAAYDWKDIKVIPNAKGERRDVFNSPTETLDQFELHVTTLNPGDSAHAPHQHPNEELLIVKEGNPTALVSGQWKQLSPGSVIYQAANSLHSIKNTTSVRTTYYALQWKTAKTGKPQKTN
- a CDS encoding FAD-dependent oxidoreductase → MFLNKFENPASVISKFLMVPLLFISVFVRAQPKPTQVDVCIYGGTSAGVIAAYTAAKMGKKVLLIEPGNRLGGLSSGGLGFTDIGNKYVVTGLALDFYRRVGQHYGKFEQWTFEPKVAEAIFAGYVKRGGFQVVLNSRLRKVNKTSTHIDAIELENSSRKSSAPKIIKSKEFIDCTYEGDLMAKAGVSYTTGREGNDVYHETVNGVQLKDKHQFPDGIDPYKIPGKPESGLLWGISPDVLAKNGTGDKRIQSYNFRLCLSNDPSNRIAITKPANYDSTRYELLLRYLAAKPSKDLNGFLKMDLMPNHKTDINNNGPFSTDMIGMNYAYPDGDYNTRAKIIKEHEDYTKGLLYFIGHDPRMPEHLRKQMQEWGYPKDEYLENNHWTPQLYVREARRMLGTYIMTQANCMGKEVVNDEVAKAAYAMDSHNAERIVVNGMVKNEGDVQYHDVHPYPVAYRSITPKSRECTNLLVPVCLSASHMAYGSIRMEPVFMVLGQSAAVAACQAINGKTTVQGVDIKHLQTELKNNPLADHSVPEILVDNDDPHGIVKTGNWVRETVGGYGPSLLIDTLSAKADVKFIPAVQKAGEYHIYFYYAKLPHGSNAVDIKLFDGQNTTNKTIYKKDIEVVGQTSGEWVSLGTSTLPRGKKAYVQVTNDGADGAIVADAVLLVPVKN
- a CDS encoding DUF4342 domain-containing protein; this translates as MSKKETFSINGEALLGKIKSLINEGNVSRITITEKNGKELMSFPLTVGLIGVILAPIFAAVGTLAALVTECTITVERTDDDTTKDVQSFD
- a CDS encoding SMP-30/gluconolactonase/LRE family protein yields the protein MNKVDVAVNHLCKLGEGPVWDAKRGVMYWVDILSGEIHQYKTTQGLHEIAPLGEMVGAVALCKSGNLLAALKKSGLAIIDRKTGGVDMIVNPEAHLPQNRYNDGKCDPDGRFWIGTMSLTEEHQAGSVYMLENNRPVTRKMSNVTISNGMAWSPDHQTFYYIDTPTSEVVAYTYNKSGEITGKRTIITIPKTDGYPDGMTIDDEGMLWIAHWNGWQVSRWNPLTGKQLFSLPLPVANVTSCTFGGENLIDLYITTAQKDLSDDDLKNQPLAGALFVWKNCGYKGMPAFEFNDQE